In a genomic window of Pseudoalteromonas ulvae UL12:
- a CDS encoding YjiH family protein, with product MQNQHVEQLNLYHWRTLFAFIVPSLIGVFLFMTPVPLGDVFTIPIAVLAKQVQQLVASHITAMVTGIICFTAIFGLFVKLLKPAFIARIGFLQHLFDVSYVWVFTRLAGMVFVVMTYFKVGPEAIYSDNTGHLVLHDLMPVLFSVFILAGLLLPLLLNFGLLELVGTLLTKVMRPLFGVPGRSAVNCVASWLGDGSVGILMTAKQYEEKFFTAKEAAIIGTTFSAVSITFSLVVIGQVKLEHLFAPFYLTVCLAGIVAALIVPRLPPLSWKKHEYVDGTTPNGDAEALPEGKTLFKHGLEVALTKAYYAPGIKGTVQEGLKNAFDMVFAVLPVVMAVGTFALIIAEYTPVFQILGTPFIPYLELLNVPEAEKAAQTIVVGFADMFIPSILAANSIESDVTRFIIAAMSVTQLIYMSEVGALLLGSKIPVNIIELFVIFLLRTLITLPVIALMAHWLV from the coding sequence ATGCAAAATCAGCACGTTGAGCAATTAAATCTATATCATTGGCGCACCTTATTCGCGTTTATTGTCCCGTCTCTTATTGGTGTGTTCTTGTTTATGACACCGGTTCCGTTAGGAGATGTATTTACTATTCCGATTGCGGTACTGGCTAAACAAGTTCAGCAGTTAGTGGCCTCGCATATTACCGCTATGGTGACAGGGATTATCTGTTTTACCGCTATTTTTGGCTTGTTTGTTAAGCTTCTCAAACCTGCGTTTATCGCGCGAATTGGCTTTTTGCAGCACTTATTTGATGTCAGTTATGTGTGGGTCTTTACACGTTTGGCTGGCATGGTGTTTGTGGTGATGACCTATTTTAAAGTCGGACCTGAAGCGATTTATTCAGATAATACTGGGCATTTAGTGTTACATGACTTAATGCCGGTGTTGTTTTCTGTTTTTATTTTGGCTGGTTTGTTACTGCCATTATTGCTTAATTTTGGTTTACTTGAGCTAGTTGGTACCTTACTGACAAAAGTGATGCGGCCATTGTTTGGTGTGCCCGGTCGAAGTGCAGTTAACTGTGTGGCTTCATGGTTAGGTGACGGAAGCGTTGGGATTTTGATGACCGCCAAGCAATACGAAGAAAAATTTTTTACGGCCAAAGAAGCGGCCATTATTGGCACCACTTTTTCTGCGGTGTCGATTACTTTTAGTTTGGTGGTGATTGGTCAGGTTAAACTTGAACATTTATTTGCGCCTTTTTACTTAACTGTGTGTTTGGCGGGGATTGTAGCCGCGTTAATTGTGCCGCGTTTACCACCTTTGAGTTGGAAAAAACATGAATACGTTGATGGTACGACGCCTAATGGCGATGCAGAAGCGCTTCCTGAAGGTAAGACATTGTTTAAACACGGCTTAGAGGTGGCGTTAACTAAAGCTTATTATGCGCCAGGTATTAAAGGCACTGTTCAAGAAGGGTTGAAAAATGCCTTTGATATGGTGTTTGCAGTTTTGCCTGTGGTCATGGCTGTCGGTACCTTTGCATTAATCATTGCCGAGTACACGCCGGTATTTCAAATATTGGGTACGCCGTTTATTCCTTATTTAGAATTACTCAATGTCCCTGAGGCTGAAAAAGCAGCACAAACCATAGTGGTGGGCTTTGCTGATATGTTTATTCCTTCGATTTTAGCAGCCAATTCAATTGAAAGTGATGTAACACGATTTATTATTGCAGCAATGAGTGTCACGCAGCTGATATATATGTCAGAAGTCGGTGCTTTGCTTTTAGGCAGTAAAATACCGGTGAATATTATTGAGTTGTTTGTTATTTTCTTACTAAGAACATTAATTACACTGCCTGTGATTGCATTGATGGCGCATTGGTTGGTGTAA
- a CDS encoding ankyrin repeat domain-containing protein: MSNENVLIWPKQYPLLLKGLLEQNGAHILDALEQWPQCEEKTDVDGLTLTILPPMFYLLWQKPAEPFQECAFQHIFEYEDAEHQYVEQVLVHLKAQLEQNEKVTLLLLERLAQYVNFTTQFKHFSLVSPACLCLQLHYFNVLKVLLENGLVLSEQDILTLWQDTELHAVLLPYLGKAVKQTSSLLETITERLINGEDYFGLLVALQHDETDLTLLEKALLAHIRDDSAKQTLCKRFLAQGATGTVEDENGMTALMWAAKRGFIDVLVNQLDEAVLKQTDHENHTLLHHAVMAQNEQCIALLLKSGVDYTVKNKDGLTAYQLAVSLGYRNVIKLLERDFGIKELSPDQQIKRIRLVHVLHAVACWLLPVQLFFFFMPNFDFKSESSFVCALMTMLMLFYAMSLKRCNLYPYIKHPWSLSFIRGVSFLSLALQLMMVVVVVVTALS, encoded by the coding sequence TTGTCAAACGAAAATGTGCTTATTTGGCCCAAACAATATCCTTTGTTGTTAAAAGGCTTGTTAGAGCAAAACGGTGCGCATATTCTCGATGCATTAGAGCAATGGCCTCAATGTGAAGAAAAAACCGATGTTGATGGACTGACGCTCACTATTTTGCCGCCGATGTTTTATTTGTTATGGCAAAAGCCTGCGGAGCCTTTTCAAGAGTGTGCATTTCAGCATATTTTTGAATATGAAGATGCTGAACATCAGTATGTGGAGCAGGTATTAGTTCATCTTAAAGCGCAGTTAGAACAAAATGAAAAAGTGACCTTGTTATTACTCGAACGCCTAGCTCAGTATGTCAACTTTACCACGCAGTTTAAGCATTTCTCTTTAGTCAGCCCTGCGTGTTTATGTTTGCAGCTGCATTATTTTAATGTCTTAAAAGTGTTGCTCGAAAATGGGCTGGTCCTGAGTGAGCAAGATATTTTAACCTTATGGCAAGATACTGAATTACATGCAGTGTTGCTGCCTTATTTAGGTAAAGCGGTCAAACAAACAAGTAGCTTACTGGAAACCATAACTGAGCGGCTGATAAATGGTGAAGACTATTTTGGTTTATTGGTTGCTTTGCAGCACGATGAAACAGACCTGACATTACTCGAAAAAGCCTTGCTGGCACATATTCGAGATGACAGTGCCAAACAAACATTGTGTAAACGTTTTTTAGCACAGGGAGCAACAGGGACTGTCGAAGACGAAAATGGTATGACGGCACTGATGTGGGCCGCTAAACGTGGCTTTATTGATGTACTCGTAAACCAACTTGATGAGGCGGTTCTCAAACAGACTGACCATGAAAACCACACATTATTGCATCACGCAGTCATGGCGCAAAATGAGCAATGTATTGCATTGCTGTTAAAAAGTGGCGTTGACTATACGGTAAAAAACAAGGATGGCCTAACCGCGTATCAGTTGGCGGTGAGTCTGGGCTATCGTAATGTGATTAAGCTCTTAGAAAGAGATTTTGGCATTAAAGAGCTCAGCCCTGATCAGCAAATTAAGCGTATTCGTTTAGTCCACGTTTTACATGCAGTGGCTTGTTGGCTGTTGCCTGTTCAGCTTTTTTTCTTTTTTATGCCTAATTTTGACTTTAAAAGTGAATCTTCGTTTGTTTGTGCATTAATGACTATGCTCATGTTGTTTTATGCAATGAGCTTAAAACGTTGTAATTTATATCCTTATATCAAGCACCCGTGGAGTTTATCGTTCATTCGCGGAGTGTCATTTTTAAGCCTTGCGTTGCAGCTAATGATGGTGGTTGTCGTAGTCGTCACCGCGCTAAGTTAA
- a CDS encoding aminotransferase class V-fold PLP-dependent enzyme, protein MFTPIDPHLHQPQVYLDANATTAVLPEIADIVSHTMQVCFGNPSSSHITGIKAKHLMEETRQLAKQVIGAQTGHILFTSGATEGIQTAIVSALLAIKEHDIAEPILMYGATEHKAVPNTLAHWNSVLGINATMMAISVDQDGLLDHDFIAEHVGQALMICTMAVNNETGVCQDLALLEQVIRANNPSVAWMVDCVQALGKLDLAISETTIDYAPFSGHKLYAPKGIGFLYIREQSPYTPFIAGGGQEGGMRSGTENLPGIAGLNRLFSLLIDPQQSVFKSHQQLHSYREQLEKALRSVFPKIVFNHRFDLSVPTTLNFAVKNISSKEIMDLFDAAGIRVSAGSACSSGASRSYVLDAMSVDNWQSENAIRLSFGPAATQVEIDEACKRITQLKSVLASACLVISDSQVTEQEVCALGLSQYKHQGACCWLFVTDEKEAVIIDPIIELLPRLMNVIQGQKLTLKAMLATHQHAHDEPLASYYSLAGLTQPDNLDLLGWPNQIDDIQIGRYQLMRISTPGHNENSVSYLLMDQDKVVICFCGDLILPGGLGRTNLDDSDPAQMYDSLLSLSQRLSSDSVLCSSHDYAQSFAIDWHSQQAINPLLNHVVTQQIDKQEFIKQKQASDQSLAAQVEYFCGAVVSPASHSLVEKSLPAALSLIAEEGAILLDIRESYEHSASQLATLLNINEQHVRNVPLNRISDAIWQKRLDPKQSYVLICRSGNRSRQACLNLQQLGFEQVYNIRGGLALL, encoded by the coding sequence ATGTTTACCCCAATTGATCCTCACCTTCATCAACCACAAGTCTATTTAGATGCCAATGCAACCACCGCGGTGTTACCTGAAATTGCAGATATTGTTTCACATACCATGCAAGTGTGTTTTGGTAATCCTTCAAGCTCTCATATTACAGGTATAAAAGCTAAGCATTTGATGGAAGAAACTCGTCAGTTAGCCAAGCAGGTCATTGGTGCGCAAACCGGGCATATTTTGTTTACATCGGGTGCGACTGAAGGGATCCAAACAGCGATCGTATCTGCATTATTGGCGATTAAAGAGCATGATATTGCAGAGCCTATTTTGATGTATGGTGCAACAGAGCATAAAGCAGTGCCAAACACGTTAGCTCATTGGAATAGTGTACTTGGTATTAATGCTACTATGATGGCCATTTCTGTTGATCAGGATGGCTTATTGGATCATGATTTTATTGCAGAGCATGTGGGCCAAGCATTGATGATTTGCACTATGGCTGTGAACAATGAAACGGGTGTATGCCAAGATTTAGCATTGTTAGAACAAGTCATTAGAGCGAATAACCCATCGGTAGCTTGGATGGTCGATTGTGTACAGGCGCTGGGTAAACTCGATTTAGCCATCAGTGAAACAACGATTGATTATGCACCTTTCTCGGGTCATAAATTATATGCCCCTAAAGGAATTGGCTTTTTATATATTCGTGAGCAGAGTCCTTACACACCATTTATTGCTGGTGGTGGGCAAGAAGGCGGAATGCGCTCTGGTACCGAAAACCTTCCTGGTATCGCAGGATTAAATCGGTTGTTTTCACTCTTAATTGATCCGCAGCAATCAGTCTTTAAATCTCATCAGCAGCTACATAGCTACCGTGAACAGCTAGAGAAAGCTTTACGGTCTGTTTTTCCGAAAATTGTCTTTAATCATCGTTTTGATTTGAGTGTGCCAACGACCTTGAACTTTGCAGTTAAAAATATTTCGAGCAAAGAAATTATGGATTTGTTTGATGCCGCAGGGATCCGTGTCAGTGCAGGCTCTGCATGTAGTTCAGGTGCTTCGCGCAGTTATGTGCTCGATGCAATGAGTGTTGACAATTGGCAATCTGAAAATGCGATTCGTTTATCGTTTGGGCCCGCTGCTACACAAGTCGAAATAGATGAAGCATGTAAACGTATTACACAGTTAAAATCAGTGTTGGCTTCGGCTTGTTTGGTGATTTCAGACTCGCAAGTGACTGAGCAAGAGGTGTGCGCGCTTGGTTTGAGCCAATATAAACATCAAGGGGCATGTTGTTGGTTGTTTGTGACCGATGAAAAAGAAGCGGTGATCATCGACCCGATTATTGAGCTATTGCCACGTTTGATGAATGTAATACAAGGGCAAAAATTAACCTTGAAAGCGATGTTAGCGACTCATCAACATGCACATGATGAACCTTTGGCATCTTATTATTCGTTAGCGGGATTAACACAACCGGACAATCTGGATCTGCTGGGCTGGCCAAATCAAATCGATGATATTCAAATCGGGCGCTATCAATTAATGCGCATTAGCACTCCGGGCCATAACGAAAACAGCGTCTCTTATTTGTTAATGGATCAAGATAAAGTTGTGATCTGCTTTTGTGGTGATTTGATATTACCCGGCGGGCTTGGGCGAACTAACCTTGATGATTCTGATCCGGCGCAGATGTATGACTCCTTATTATCACTTAGCCAACGATTATCATCTGATAGCGTTTTATGTTCATCCCATGATTATGCGCAAAGTTTCGCCATTGATTGGCACAGCCAGCAGGCAATTAATCCACTGCTCAATCATGTGGTGACACAGCAGATAGACAAACAAGAGTTTATTAAACAAAAACAAGCTTCCGACCAATCTTTAGCTGCACAAGTCGAGTATTTTTGTGGTGCCGTAGTGAGTCCAGCATCACACAGCCTTGTTGAAAAGTCATTACCTGCCGCTTTGAGTTTGATAGCTGAAGAAGGTGCGATTTTGCTCGATATTCGTGAATCATACGAGCACAGCGCCAGCCAGCTTGCAACGTTACTTAATATTAATGAGCAGCATGTACGCAATGTGCCACTCAATCGAATTTCGGATGCGATCTGGCAAAAGCGCTTAGATCCAAAACAGTCATACGTGTTAATTTGTCGCAGTGGTAATCGCTCACGACAAGCATGCCTCAATTTGCAGCAACTTGGTTTTGAGCAGGTGTACAACATTCGGGGTGGCTTGGCATTGCTGTAA
- the bamC gene encoding outer membrane protein assembly factor BamC: MQYWIRNTLVLSVIAGLSGCSVFTNNAHHEKNYRVSEQLKVPANLTKPYQNPEFVMEPKQYKKAAATDSLKPPAQVLNTAPGSWSEEGDSQARIYFDKPDGITDLKGFIWQALRDLLADHQAQALQENEAKGTMETDWYSIHKPIEVWFWQSEKEVSRQRFEFTIEQKDHQRTASVLVKLVDYQSKNEPLTGVLKQQLEVGALNAFVTQYDFNYRQFAVQQQKERGIISLKMGFDNKGNASLITEQEYVVGFTRFAALLESLNFAITELNDKTGLISATYDKPDASVWDSIWGDDLSELPLESGQYQILIETLETGGTSLTWMDGEGEVLEPGTMNDLHQALVKVLRKKGVDI, from the coding sequence GTGCAGTATTGGATTCGTAACACGTTAGTGTTAAGCGTCATTGCAGGGTTATCGGGTTGTAGTGTTTTTACTAATAACGCCCACCACGAAAAAAACTATCGTGTTTCAGAGCAGTTAAAAGTCCCTGCGAATCTAACGAAACCTTATCAAAATCCTGAATTTGTCATGGAGCCGAAACAATATAAAAAAGCCGCGGCAACCGATAGCTTAAAGCCACCGGCGCAAGTGTTAAATACAGCGCCTGGAAGTTGGAGTGAAGAAGGGGATTCGCAAGCGCGTATTTATTTTGATAAGCCTGATGGGATCACTGATTTAAAAGGCTTTATCTGGCAAGCCTTACGAGATTTGCTCGCTGATCACCAAGCACAAGCACTGCAAGAAAACGAAGCAAAAGGCACAATGGAAACCGATTGGTACTCAATCCATAAACCGATTGAAGTATGGTTTTGGCAATCTGAAAAAGAAGTCAGTCGTCAGCGTTTTGAGTTTACGATTGAACAAAAAGATCACCAACGTACCGCCTCTGTTTTAGTGAAACTAGTGGACTATCAATCAAAAAATGAGCCGCTAACAGGCGTGCTAAAACAGCAACTTGAAGTCGGTGCATTGAACGCGTTTGTCACACAGTACGACTTTAACTATCGTCAGTTTGCAGTGCAGCAACAAAAAGAGCGGGGCATTATTTCCTTGAAGATGGGCTTTGATAACAAAGGCAATGCATCTTTAATCACCGAACAAGAATATGTAGTCGGATTTACGCGTTTTGCCGCGTTGTTAGAAAGTTTAAACTTTGCAATCACCGAGCTTAATGATAAAACTGGATTAATCAGCGCTACGTATGACAAGCCTGATGCCAGCGTCTGGGATTCAATTTGGGGAGATGATTTATCTGAGCTGCCTTTAGAAAGTGGTCAGTATCAAATCTTAATTGAGACCTTAGAAACAGGCGGAACAAGTTTGACTTGGATGGACGGTGAAGGAGAAGTCTTAGAGCCGGGCACAATGAATGACTTACATCAGGCATTAGTTAAAGTATTGCGCAAAAAAGGTGTAGACATTTAA
- a CDS encoding LacI family DNA-binding transcriptional regulator codes for MKVTINDVAKLAGVSMKTVSRVMNNEPSVRKKTYDIVMEAVNELKYQPNLAARSLAGTKSFTIGLVYDNPNAYYVLDMQKGILSRCKEEGYELLIHPCSGSDDMMLEELATMVKRARISGLILTPPLSERPDVIEMLDQLSVNYVRILSGCESSSEQTDCIYVNDRDASFAITEHLISLGHQHIAFLSGDKEHKSTLERLAGYKEALSKNGIAVDESLVIDGQYSFESGVTNAKQLLADNKDVSAIFACNDEIAAGALFAARLMSIKIPQQLSIAGFEDNPFSRQTWPKLTTAHQSIDTIAQHAAKLLFAKTRGTRNQDKDLRKMFTPELVVRDSTGAQE; via the coding sequence ATGAAAGTAACAATAAATGACGTCGCTAAACTTGCCGGCGTATCAATGAAAACCGTATCACGTGTGATGAACAATGAGCCATCAGTGCGTAAAAAAACCTACGACATAGTGATGGAAGCGGTAAACGAATTAAAATATCAGCCTAACCTTGCAGCACGAAGTTTAGCTGGAACAAAGTCATTCACCATAGGTTTAGTTTATGATAACCCCAATGCCTACTATGTTTTAGACATGCAAAAAGGCATTTTGTCTCGCTGTAAAGAAGAAGGCTATGAACTCCTTATTCATCCGTGCTCAGGCAGTGATGATATGATGCTTGAGGAGTTAGCAACTATGGTAAAACGAGCGCGTATTTCAGGCTTGATTTTAACCCCACCTTTATCTGAACGCCCTGATGTAATTGAAATGCTCGATCAACTCAGTGTTAATTATGTTCGTATTTTGTCAGGTTGTGAAAGCTCTTCAGAGCAAACAGACTGCATCTACGTAAATGACCGTGATGCCAGTTTTGCCATTACGGAGCACCTTATTTCACTTGGCCATCAACACATTGCTTTTTTATCTGGTGATAAAGAGCATAAATCGACTTTAGAACGATTGGCAGGCTATAAAGAAGCCCTCAGTAAAAATGGCATAGCCGTTGATGAGTCGTTGGTTATTGATGGTCAATATTCATTCGAATCTGGGGTGACAAATGCCAAACAATTACTGGCAGACAATAAAGACGTCAGTGCAATTTTTGCATGTAACGATGAAATCGCTGCGGGGGCACTTTTTGCTGCTCGTTTAATGTCCATAAAAATCCCTCAGCAGCTGTCGATTGCAGGATTTGAGGATAACCCATTTTCTCGTCAAACATGGCCAAAACTGACCACCGCACATCAATCTATTGATACCATTGCCCAACATGCAGCCAAACTGCTGTTTGCAAAAACACGTGGCACCCGTAATCAAGACAAAGATCTTCGAAAAATGTTTACTCCTGAGCTTGTTGTCCGAGATAGCACTGGGGCACAAGAGTAA
- the pgi gene encoding glucose-6-phosphate isomerase, which translates to MSSRSVLPAWQALQTSAEQVKNLHLKQMFASDPQRFNQFSVAIDGVLFDYSKQRLTQDVFTQLLNLAEQTDLRQWRDKMFAGEKINITEDRAVLHVALRQPAGTPLFLDGEDVNQGVHQELAKIKAFVARVRSGQWLGFDGQAIKNVVSIGVGGSNLGPQMATEALKTYADDTLNIHYVSNADGVQIHQVLAQLDPATTLFVVSSKTFTTSETMTNAKTALAWLNKATTAQGAVAKHFVAVSSNLAKTADFGIDSDNVFAMWDWVGGRFSMWSAIGLPIALYLGFEIFEELLAGAHEIDQHFLTADFEHNIPVIMALLSVWNTSFLGADAQAILPYDQTMHMLPAYLQQAEMESNGKSVTFSGESVNYTTVPLIWGMTGINGQHAFYQYLHQGTTIVPADFIGSVTPSIDVGQHHQVLMSNFFAQTQALMDGVNEDTITADLKSKGVSEARISELVKHKVHQGNRPTTSILLDKIDARAVGRLVALYEHKIFCQGILLEICSFDQWGVELGKGLASNIEAQLANHDLTDEHDSSTNNLINYFKQKRA; encoded by the coding sequence ATGAGTAGCCGTTCTGTTTTGCCTGCATGGCAAGCACTACAAACATCAGCCGAGCAAGTTAAAAACCTGCATTTAAAGCAAATGTTTGCCAGTGATCCTCAACGTTTTAATCAATTCTCTGTTGCGATTGATGGTGTGTTGTTCGATTACTCAAAACAGCGCCTGACTCAAGATGTATTTACGCAGTTGTTGAATCTAGCAGAGCAAACTGATTTACGCCAATGGCGCGATAAGATGTTTGCGGGTGAAAAAATTAATATTACTGAAGACCGTGCTGTCCTTCATGTTGCGCTTCGTCAACCTGCTGGCACACCTTTGTTTTTAGACGGCGAAGATGTCAATCAAGGAGTTCATCAAGAGCTGGCTAAAATAAAAGCGTTTGTGGCGCGTGTGCGTTCAGGACAGTGGCTTGGCTTTGATGGTCAGGCAATCAAAAATGTGGTGAGCATTGGGGTCGGCGGCTCAAATTTGGGCCCTCAAATGGCGACCGAGGCGCTTAAAACTTACGCAGATGACACCCTTAATATTCATTATGTCTCTAATGCCGATGGGGTTCAGATCCACCAAGTATTAGCGCAGCTTGACCCTGCCACGACACTGTTTGTGGTGTCATCTAAAACGTTTACTACATCTGAAACGATGACCAATGCAAAAACTGCACTGGCATGGTTGAATAAAGCAACAACTGCACAAGGCGCTGTGGCCAAACATTTTGTCGCTGTGAGCTCTAATCTGGCCAAAACCGCTGATTTTGGTATTGATAGTGACAATGTGTTTGCGATGTGGGATTGGGTTGGCGGTCGTTTTTCAATGTGGTCAGCGATTGGTCTGCCAATTGCGCTGTATTTAGGTTTTGAAATATTTGAAGAATTACTCGCGGGCGCGCATGAGATTGATCAGCATTTTTTAACCGCGGACTTTGAGCATAACATTCCGGTGATAATGGCCTTACTCAGTGTTTGGAATACCAGCTTTTTAGGCGCTGATGCGCAAGCTATTTTACCTTACGATCAGACCATGCATATGCTTCCTGCTTATTTACAACAAGCAGAAATGGAAAGTAATGGTAAATCAGTGACCTTTTCCGGTGAGTCGGTCAATTACACAACGGTACCGCTGATTTGGGGTATGACGGGCATTAACGGTCAGCATGCGTTTTATCAGTATTTGCATCAAGGGACCACCATTGTTCCGGCTGATTTTATTGGCTCTGTAACGCCAAGCATTGACGTAGGGCAGCATCATCAAGTGCTAATGTCTAATTTCTTTGCGCAAACTCAAGCGCTGATGGATGGAGTGAATGAAGACACAATTACAGCAGATTTAAAGAGTAAAGGTGTCTCAGAAGCACGTATTAGTGAATTAGTTAAGCATAAAGTTCATCAAGGAAATCGTCCAACAACCTCGATTTTATTGGACAAAATAGATGCTCGTGCCGTCGGACGATTGGTTGCGTTATACGAACATAAAATATTTTGCCAAGGCATTTTGTTAGAGATTTGCTCATTTGATCAATGGGGTGTCGAATTAGGTAAAGGCTTAGCATCGAATATTGAAGCGCAACTAGCTAATCATGATTTGACAGATGAACACGACAGTTCAACCAATAATTTAATAAACTACTTTAAACAAAAAAGAGCTTAA
- the zwf gene encoding glucose-6-phosphate dehydrogenase has translation MLNPFDIVIFGGGGDLSLRKLLPAWYRAYQEGNLPAGSRIMPTVRELANREEFIEKVNQGLQAHLSKGEYNKKDWAAFAEFIEPIAINVTEIDENWTVLKERLESVEADRSRVFYLSLPPAVYGRCCELLSQMELITETSRVVVEKPIGYCGASAEEINSQVALFFKEEQIFRIDHYLGKETVQNLMALRFSNALFENLWDAKSIDNIQISISETVGLETRAGFYDKAGALRDMVQNHLLQLLCLVAMESPHKLNANSIRTEKLKVLEALRPLVGKAVSENIVRGQYVPGTLNGKVVPGYLEELGDNSITETFVAIRAHIDNWRWSGVPFYLRTGKRLKKRCAEIVVEYKGVSHNVYEQNVGAIQPNRLIIQLQPEESIQLTLMSKRLDKLEMELEPVTLNIELAEDYKNGYQGDAYKRLMLDAAANNPALFIHRDEVRQAWKWIDPIIEHWQQAGTPALYRAGSWGPVDADELLAENNHTWFNAGDED, from the coding sequence ATGCTAAACCCATTTGATATTGTTATTTTTGGTGGCGGTGGTGATTTATCGCTACGTAAATTGCTTCCTGCATGGTACCGCGCATATCAGGAAGGCAATTTGCCAGCAGGTAGCCGCATCATGCCAACGGTCAGAGAATTAGCAAATCGCGAAGAATTCATCGAAAAAGTCAATCAAGGATTACAAGCTCACCTCAGTAAAGGCGAATACAATAAAAAAGATTGGGCAGCATTTGCTGAGTTTATTGAACCAATCGCGATAAACGTCACAGAAATAGATGAAAACTGGACAGTGTTAAAAGAGCGCCTTGAGTCAGTTGAAGCGGATCGCTCTCGTGTATTTTATCTCTCTCTTCCTCCTGCAGTGTATGGCCGCTGTTGTGAGCTATTGTCACAAATGGAACTCATTACTGAGACTTCGCGGGTTGTTGTTGAAAAGCCGATTGGCTACTGCGGCGCGTCTGCTGAAGAAATCAACTCGCAAGTGGCGTTATTCTTTAAAGAAGAGCAAATCTTTCGTATTGACCATTATTTAGGTAAAGAAACCGTTCAAAACTTGATGGCGCTTCGTTTTTCAAACGCTTTGTTTGAAAATTTGTGGGATGCAAAATCAATCGACAATATTCAAATCAGTATTTCTGAAACCGTGGGTCTTGAAACGCGCGCAGGCTTTTACGACAAAGCGGGTGCACTTCGAGACATGGTTCAAAATCACTTGTTGCAGTTATTATGCTTAGTGGCGATGGAGTCACCGCATAAACTTAATGCAAACAGCATTCGCACAGAAAAGCTTAAAGTTTTAGAAGCATTACGACCTCTAGTTGGCAAAGCTGTGTCAGAGAATATTGTCAGAGGGCAATATGTGCCAGGCACGCTCAATGGCAAGGTTGTACCAGGCTACTTAGAAGAACTCGGTGATAATTCAATCACAGAAACATTTGTAGCTATTAGAGCGCATATTGATAACTGGCGTTGGTCAGGTGTGCCATTTTACTTGCGTACAGGTAAACGCCTTAAAAAGCGTTGCGCTGAAATTGTAGTTGAATACAAAGGTGTGTCACATAATGTGTATGAGCAAAATGTTGGCGCTATCCAACCGAATCGGTTAATTATTCAATTACAACCTGAAGAAAGCATTCAGTTGACCTTAATGTCAAAGCGTTTGGATAAATTAGAAATGGAACTTGAGCCTGTTACTTTAAATATCGAGCTGGCTGAAGATTACAAAAATGGTTACCAAGGTGATGCCTATAAGCGTTTGATGCTCGATGCTGCAGCGAATAACCCCGCATTATTTATCCACCGTGATGAAGTTCGCCAAGCATGGAAGTGGATTGATCCGATAATTGAACATTGGCAACAAGCAGGCACACCTGCTTTATATCGTGCCGGTTCTTGGGGCCCCGTTGATGCGGATGAGCTGTTAGCAGAAAACAATCACACATGGTTTAATGCCGGGGACGAAGATTAA
- a CDS encoding DUF2897 family protein has product MQTWQVILIIAIVFGFVWGNIALLKSSAKYDMTQFNKDPIEKAKAALAAKQAQETQTENEDKKNEHP; this is encoded by the coding sequence ATGCAAACTTGGCAGGTTATTTTAATCATCGCAATTGTGTTTGGCTTTGTGTGGGGGAACATCGCCCTGCTAAAATCAAGCGCCAAATATGACATGACACAATTTAACAAAGATCCGATCGAAAAAGCCAAAGCAGCGCTGGCTGCAAAACAAGCGCAAGAAACGCAAACAGAAAACGAAGACAAAAAAAACGAACATCCTTGA